TCATTTTTAAATATTTTTATTGCTTTACACTTTAGTTTGTTTACTATTGCAAATTATTAGCAAAATATGCTTATGCTATAATAAAAATGAATGTTTTTAAAATTCATAGGAGGTATTATGCCAACACCACATTTAAGTTGTAATAAAGGAGAAATTGCTAAAATAGTTTTAATGCCAGGTGATCCCTTAAGAGCTGAATATATGGCTAAAAAGTTTTTAACTAATCCTAAATTAGTTTCTTCTGTAAGAAATATTTATTTTTACACTGGTGAATATAAGGGCAAATTAGTTACTATAGGAGCTAGCGGTATGGGTGTAGCTAGCATGGGAATCTATGCCTATGAATTGTTTACTGAATATGATGTAGATGTTATTATAAGACTAGGTTCAACTGGCTCATATGTTGACTGATTAGACACTAAACAGCCAGTTTTAGTAAAAAGAGCATATGCTGATGGCTTAGGTTTTGTGTCACTAATGACAGGTGAAAAAACTCATAATGCTTATCCTGATAAAGATATAGTTAAATTATTAAAAAAGTCTGCTAAAAAGAAAAAAATAAATGTGCTTGATGTTGCTTGTCATACAACTGATGTGTTTTATAGTCTAAGACCTTTAGAAGAGACAATAAGGAAAACTAAATGTCAAACAGTTGATAATGAATGCTTTGGTCTCTTTACAACTGCTAAAAGATGTAATAAAAAATCTGCTGCATTACTAAGTGTTTCTGAAAATATAGTAACTGGAAAATCAATGACTAGCGATGAAAGACTGCTAGAATTTTCACAGATGTTTGAGGTCGCTCTTAATGCTTTAGATGATATTTATAAGCATATTGAGAAATAATAATCCTTTTCATGATTTAAAGTTCAGGTTTGTACCTGAATTTTTATTTTTCAGCCTACTTATTTTTGCTAAATGTGACTATTTTTCAGACTTATAAGGAAATTCTTATTTATTTTTTGGGATTTTCTGAAAAAATATGTTAAGATGTTGAACATTATAAAGGTATATATCAACAATATGAACAAAAAATTTAAAATTTTAACACCATTTGCAGCTGTATATGTAGTTGCAGCTATAATAACATCTGTTGTATTTGCATCCCCCACAAATAATCTAGATAAATCTAGATTAGAAAAGCTTAATGATCCTATAAATTCTTTTGGCGATCCTAAAAATATTGAGCTAAAAGATGATACTGAAAAAGTAGAGAAATTTCCTAATACTGAATCTTCAATAAGCGATATTAATGGATTCATTTCAAAAAGTGCTATTAACACTTCGAATATGACTTCTACCAATAGTGCTATAAATCAGCAATCTAAGAATAATTATTGGTTTTTAAACACTAAATTTTGAGAAGATCTAAACTTTGATTTTATTGGTTTTGATGAAGAAAGCAAACAAAAAGATGACAAAAAGAAATCTGAAAAGTCAAAATTAGATGCTAAGTCAGAATCAAAAAGTGATTCTTGATACAATAACACTAAGTTTTGAGAAAATCTAGGTTTTGATTTCATTACTTCTGACCATAATACCTATAAAACAGATACAAAAGTTATAGAAATATATAAAATTAAGGAAATAATCGAAGAAAAAGAAAAAAAGATAAATTCTGTTAATGAAGCATCTTCTGAAAAAAATGAAATAAAAGAGAAATCAGTTGATGATTTAGAAAAAATGCTTGCAGAATTAGAAAAAAGACTCTTTGGTAGTTTTCGAGATGCAGTTATAGTAAAAGAGAACATTGATAAAGAAATTAGCAATCTAGAGAAAAATAAAGAGGATAATGAATCAAAACTAAATGAATATATAAACAAAAGAAAAGAAGCAGGTGAAAGGTTAACTAAAGAAAATGATGAATATTTTGAATACAAAAAATTAATTGAAGTATTGCAAGAAAAACTGAAAAAAATTAAGCAAAAGTAAAAATCACTGTTTAATTTTTTATTTTAATTTGTGTTATTAAAATTCTTACCTTATTAAAAAGGTATCAAATTAATTTTGCTTTAGTTTATCTAATAAATTTCGCTATTAAAACTACTGATAAAATCACTAGTGCAACAGTAATAAAATATGTTATTCACATCACTTTGTGAATTTTCTTTTTTTCTTTTTTTTAAAGATTCTTTGATAGATTTCCTAGAATTCAAATCTGCTTGAGATGCTGGTTTATGTTTATTTTCAGATCTGACAATATCTTCAGATAACATTAAGTTTTTCTCAGTTAAAATCTGATTAGTATATGGATTGTTTTTTTCAGTAACGTTAAGTGAAATCTGCTTGTTATCATTCTGTTGAACATAGTTATCAAAACGATATTCTGTTTTGGATGAATTTTTGGCTATAACATAATTTGATTCAACAAAAATGTGTTTTTCACTGGCTACATATTCATCATGCACTTCTGATATTTGAGTGCTATTGCTGGCTTGATAGTTATTGTTGTAGTCAAAAACAGGTAATTCTAATTTGTATAAATTTTTATCATATGCAATTTTATAGGCAGATTCATCATTTTTAGTTATTCTTTTAATTCGACTATTAGTTACAAATCCCTCGTGTGTTAGCTCAAGCATTTGCATAATCTTAAGTTCATCTATAGCATCAAGCAATGCATTATGTACTTCACTATATTGATTATTTCCTGATAGTAGTCTATATGTTGGCTCAACTCCTCAATTTCTTATTAGTGCTCCGCTTTTATGTGTTGGGGAATTTTTAGGTATAAAATCATTAGTGTTAACATTTCTAGCGGGTATACTAATGTCAAATCACTTGTATAAATTATGCAATTCAGGTAAATGGTTGTAATCATATTTAGTATATGAAAATAAGTCTGATATATTGTAATAATCTAAAAATTCAATAAGTTTTCCAACTGCTTCTTCATATGTATTAACCACATAATCTTTTATTCCATATTTCTCTAATTCTGGAATGTGGTAAACATTGCTGTACATTGATGGCGATTGTTCTCGTTCACCTATTAATCAGTAATTTTGGTCAACTAACTTGAAGTTGTTTTTATCTGCTATAGCAACTCCTATCGACACAACTTCATTGAAAAAATTAGTTTCAACATCAATTACTGCAATATTACTGTCCTCGGTTATAGTCTCACCGTATTCACCTTTTTTATAATCATTTTTAATTCATGGCGCATCATAGTTTATATTGTTAATATCTATTTTAAAATTGCCTTTTGATATAGCTAAGGCCACTTTGTT
This sequence is a window from Mycoplasmopsis agalactiae PG2. Protein-coding genes within it:
- a CDS encoding phosphorylase family protein, producing MPTPHLSCNKGEIAKIVLMPGDPLRAEYMAKKFLTNPKLVSSVRNIYFYTGEYKGKLVTIGASGMGVASMGIYAYELFTEYDVDVIIRLGSTGSYVDWLDTKQPVLVKRAYADGLGFVSLMTGEKTHNAYPDKDIVKLLKKSAKKKKINVLDVACHTTDVFYSLRPLEETIRKTKCQTVDNECFGLFTTAKRCNKKSAALLSVSENIVTGKSMTSDERLLEFSQMFEVALNALDDIYKHIEK
- a CDS encoding coiled-coil domain-containing protein: MNKKFKILTPFAAVYVVAAIITSVVFASPTNNLDKSRLEKLNDPINSFGDPKNIELKDDTEKVEKFPNTESSISDINGFISKSAINTSNMTSTNSAINQQSKNNYWFLNTKFWEDLNFDFIGFDEESKQKDDKKKSEKSKLDAKSESKSDSWYNNTKFWENLGFDFITSDHNTYKTDTKVIEIYKIKEIIEEKEKKINSVNEASSEKNEIKEKSVDDLEKMLAELEKRLFGSFRDAVIVKENIDKEISNLEKNKEDNESKLNEYINKRKEAGERLTKENDEYFEYKKLIEVLQEKLKKIKQK